From the genome of Leptospira langatensis:
GGCGATCAAGAGAAGCTTTGATATTCTATTCTCTTTCAGTTTTATTCTGATCTTCTCTCCTATCTTCCTGATCATTGCCGCGCTTATCAAGTTAACCTCCAGAGGTCCTGTCTTTTATTACCAAGAAAGAGTGGGCTTGGACAATAAGAGCTTCAAGATGATCAAGTTTAGGAGCATGGTCGTGCAAGAAAGGTCAAAGTCAGAGACCACTTGGACGATCCAGAACGACCCGAGAGTAACTCCGATCGGTAAGATACTACGAAAGACCTCCCTTGACGAAATACCTCAGTTTTTTAATGTGCTTTTAGGGGACATGTCCGTTGTGGGTCCTAGGCCGGAAAGACCTCATTTCGTTGAGAAGTTCAAGAGCGATCATAGGCATTATATGAGAAGGCATGCGGTCAAGGCCGGTATTACGGGACTTGCCCAGGTCAAAGGACTGAGAGGGGACACCTCTATCGACGAAAGGATAGCCGCGGATATCTATTATATAGAAAATTGGTCTCTCTGGCTGGATATTAAGATCATCCTGCTTACGCCTTTCAAAGGCGTCATGGATAAGAACGCATATTAAAGGAGAAGGAGAAGGAACCGTGAATCTGAACGAAGAATCCCTCCAAAAAATAGCTGAGCTGTCCAGGCTCAAAATCGATCCGAAAGATATCCAAGCGTTTCTTTCCGATTTCAATAAAGTACTGAATTACGTGGATACGATCACTGAGTTGGATGTGAGTTCCGTTTCCGACGAGGACTTATATACGAACGAAGGAAATTCCGTAAGAGCGGATCAGGTTGCGGAAGGACTAAGTCGTTCTCAAATTGAATCCTTCGCTCCCAGCTTTCAAAACGGATATTTTGTGGTTCCTAAGGTGATTGAAACATGAGCGATCTCTGGAAATTGACTTATTCCCAAATTAAGAAAGGATTAAATGCAGGAGAGTTTACTCCAAGCGAACTTGCAACTTCCTTGATCTCTCGCATTGAAGCGGAAGATTTTAAGATCAAGGCATTCCTTTCATTCGAAAAAGAGAATGTGCTAAAGGCTGCAGCGGAGAGCACGGAGAGAAGAAGATCAGGAAAACCTCTTTCCGAATTCGACGGGATCCCGATCGGGATCAAAGATAATATCTGTATAGAAGGTACGATCACCAGCTGCGCTTCCAAAATACTGGAAAACTATCATTCTCCGTTTCACGCGACTGCCATTGAGAAATTATTAGCGAAAGGATTCGTTCTCATTCCGAGAGCGAACATGGATGAGTTTGCAATGGGTTCCTCCACGGAGAACTCCGCTTATCAGATCACAAAGAATCCGTTCGATACGGCTCGGATCCCGGGAGGATCTTCCGGGGGATCGGCTGCTGCTGTGGCAGCTTCCTTCGTTCCGGTCGCACTCGGTTCGGATACGGGAGGCTCCGTTAGACAGCCTGCTTCTCTTTGTGGGATATACGGATTGAAGCCGAGCTACGGTACTGTTTCTCGTTACGGATTGGTAGCCTATGCTTCCAGTTTGGATCAGATCGGGCCTTTGTCCAAGGATATTGACGGAGTAGTGGATGTGTATTCCATTATCTCAGGAAAGGATCCAAAGGATGCTACCTCTAAGAACCTGACAGCCTTCGATCCTGCAAAGGCAAAACCTGTAGCATTAGAAGGCTTGCGGATCGGAAAAATGAAGATGAGTGCCGAGATCGATCCGGATGTGGCCAAGGCATACGAGTCATTATTAAGCGACTTGGAATCTAAGGGAGCAAAACTAGTAGAGCTGGATTTCTCCCTTCTTTCCAATTCTATCCCTATCTATTATATAATCGCTACTGCGGAATGTTCTTCGAACCTTTCTCGTTTTGATGGGATCCGTTTCGGTGCAAGAAAGGACCCAAGCGGTAAATTAGAAGATCTTTATGTGGCAAGTCGCAGCGAAGGATTCGGAAAAGAAGTACAGAGAAGGATCCTTCTCGGAACCTTCTCCTTGTCTGCGGGATATTACGATGCATATTATGGAAGGGCGCAGAAGGCAAGAGTTCTTATTAAAAGGGAATATGAAGGTTATTTCTCGAAGGTAGATCTGATCCTGCAACCGACTTCCCCTACGACCGCGTTTAAGGTGGGAGAGAAGACTTCGGATCCGATCCAAATGTACAAGGCAGATATACTGACTACTTCTGTGAATCTTGCGGGAGTTCCTGCCATGTCTTTGCCGATAGGAACGGATTCGAAGGGACTGCCGATCGGATTGCAAGTGACCGCTCCTCTTTTTCATGAGGAGAAGATCTTCGGTTTCGCTAAGACCATCCAAGATTGGTCTTCAAAAGTCAAACTGCCTGAACAGATCCAATGAGTGAACTAGCCGTAAGGATCATTCCCTGCCTGGACATCAAAGATGGAAGGGTAGTCAAAGGGGTCAATTTCGTAAACCTAGTGGACGCCGGTGATCCGGTAGAGTCTGCGGTCGCTTACGAACAGAATCTTGCGGATGAATTATGTTTTTTGGATATAACCGCTTCCAGCGATAAGAGGGATATTCTCATCCACTTAGTAGAAGCGGTAGCGGAAAGGATCTTTATTCCGTTCACAGTGGGCGGAGGTTTAAGGAATCTGGAGGACGTAAAAGCCGTCTTGGAAAAAGGGGCCGACAAGGTTTCCATCAATACTGCAGCGTTCCAGAATCCGGACCTTCTTCGTGCTGCCGCAGAGATCTATGGTTCCCAATGCATCGTTTGTGCGGTGGATGTGAAATTCCATACGGAACGCAAACGCCATGAGATATTCCTGCATGGGGGAAGGACGGAAACCGGTAGGGAGGCATTGGACTGGGCCCAAGAAGCGCAATCCAAGGGAGCAGGAGAGATCCTATTGACCTCTATGGACCGGGACGGGACCAAGAAAGGTTTCGATATACAACTCCTAAAATCATTTTCTTCTAATTTAGAAATTCCTATTATAGCGAGCGGCGGAGCTGG
Proteins encoded in this window:
- the hisF gene encoding imidazole glycerol phosphate synthase subunit HisF, yielding MSELAVRIIPCLDIKDGRVVKGVNFVNLVDAGDPVESAVAYEQNLADELCFLDITASSDKRDILIHLVEAVAERIFIPFTVGGGLRNLEDVKAVLEKGADKVSINTAAFQNPDLLRAAAEIYGSQCIVCAVDVKFHTERKRHEIFLHGGRTETGREALDWAQEAQSKGAGEILLTSMDRDGTKKGFDIQLLKSFSSNLEIPIIASGGAGNPEHMVEAILRGKADAVLAASIFHFGEFTIRETKENMREMGIKVRL
- the gatA gene encoding Asp-tRNA(Asn)/Glu-tRNA(Gln) amidotransferase subunit GatA, yielding MSDLWKLTYSQIKKGLNAGEFTPSELATSLISRIEAEDFKIKAFLSFEKENVLKAAAESTERRRSGKPLSEFDGIPIGIKDNICIEGTITSCASKILENYHSPFHATAIEKLLAKGFVLIPRANMDEFAMGSSTENSAYQITKNPFDTARIPGGSSGGSAAAVAASFVPVALGSDTGGSVRQPASLCGIYGLKPSYGTVSRYGLVAYASSLDQIGPLSKDIDGVVDVYSIISGKDPKDATSKNLTAFDPAKAKPVALEGLRIGKMKMSAEIDPDVAKAYESLLSDLESKGAKLVELDFSLLSNSIPIYYIIATAECSSNLSRFDGIRFGARKDPSGKLEDLYVASRSEGFGKEVQRRILLGTFSLSAGYYDAYYGRAQKARVLIKREYEGYFSKVDLILQPTSPTTAFKVGEKTSDPIQMYKADILTTSVNLAGVPAMSLPIGTDSKGLPIGLQVTAPLFHEEKIFGFAKTIQDWSSKVKLPEQIQ
- the gatC gene encoding Asp-tRNA(Asn)/Glu-tRNA(Gln) amidotransferase subunit GatC — encoded protein: MNLNEESLQKIAELSRLKIDPKDIQAFLSDFNKVLNYVDTITELDVSSVSDEDLYTNEGNSVRADQVAEGLSRSQIESFAPSFQNGYFVVPKVIET